atttttaaaacaataatttattaaattctcaTTATAGGGATGGGATTGTAATATTAGTTCGAAATTTTCACATatatttacgtttcatggtcaggaaAAGCCATTTTcaccaatttggagaaaaagtatgtgtgtgttttttgGTCATCGATATCGCGATAACAGAAAATCATATCGACTTCGTAAAAGTGTTGATCGaagaatattatttcataacattcgaatGTTATTTCATAACATTAGAGTTGTTTCGAGTCGgttaagtttttctttaaatttttatctgattGATATCGcgtgattaaaaaatgatatcgacttcattGAGGCTTCGATCGAAGTATTTAAGcgacaatatgatccgaaaggaAATTCATATCATTCGGTCGAGCCCTTTCGAgtcaagtttttcttttttaatttatttctgaaatgaatttagtttaatttataagggatacattttttttactttacgaCGAAAATATCTAGGTTGAGATAAACATCCCTCTAGTGCAGGAATGTATTTGGCCAATTTGGATGGTGTATTAAAGCCTATGTTTATGTAATAATGGTTCAAGCAAAGCAATGTTCTTTATCATGTGTTCACGCTTtagataagaataaaaataaaacctccACTAAATTTTTTAGTCGATTACAAGTAcaagataaacaaacaatttaggAAGTACCTGgacttatttgaaaaaatattaaagtccATTAATTTGGTACATGACAGAAATAAATATCTGATgaaaaaatatccataaaaaaataaaagtaaatattttctaaaaagctGATAAATATCTACCGCACaaaccataataataaatcatacatACAGTATGCCTATCAAAGTAGTCTTCTTTGTGTGAGTTATTTCGACGTGGATCTTCCACCATACATAACACTTCTCAACTGTCAAATATTTTGTCCTTGACACTCATtttcgtttataaaaaaataatccaaattcaatttttatatcatattggCATATCttttattatagaatatatGGTAAAGTGTTGTACCGCTGAGAAAAAGTTTCCTGAATAATAttgcttataataattttctgatttttgagACAGCAACTAGATGAAGATAAAGTTTATAAATCAGAAGGCAAGCGACCCAAAGAACGGCAGTTTATGTGATTTTGCCTACGCCTAAAATACGTAAGAAAAATTTGTGAACTTAGTAGCTGTTGAACagattgaaaagaaatttaatggagagtgtgtTTAGGTATGTTTCAGTGCGAGGTTAGGGATTTGGACcagaaacaactaaaaaaagaggcaatgatattcaaattggttcagtttggatAGAGCTataggaaaaaggtaatttaatggagaaggTTCGAAACATTTGCCAAAACCATTAATTTCTAGAACACTCCCGAGAAATGtctcgggtacggaaccctaaacttgcacttgaaacgtatctaaaaacactttccattaaattccctttttttttcttctccaaactgaatcaattttggaatcatcgcctatttcttagttgtttcgggtacggaaccctaaacttgctcttgaaacatagctaaaacaCTCCCCATCAAATTAgctttcaaaagaaacaaatcagttcatccgtttagcagctacgatgccacagacaggcacacaatcagacatacatagcggtcaaacttataatatccCCTTTCTTTGGTTTGggggtttaaaaaatataaattttgatccagggtACAACAAACACTTTTCTGTTTCTTGTTTCTATATCCATCCATAcagatataaaatgaaaaatcaataaaataatatcttctttataaataaaatactattttgtcTACCGATACAATGTTTGTtgtatatatacagtttttcgccacattttccattatttatacatttacatTGGATGGGAAATGACTGACAAACTAAATTATATCTActtatcattgtttttttttttagcctGTATAAGGTGCGTTGGGAGGCATGTATCACAATGTTAACCCTTTGTTtactttctaattttatatatttacatatttttgatatttttaacttttatatacGTAATTATCAGACACATTAAGAATAATAGAAGAATACTACCAAACGGATTTTGATgtgattttttctaataaatgctatgttatttgataccccacttgggtatttttgaaaatatttgataattcatCCCCACAATATTTGAGATTAATCGAtgcataactttttttaagcACTAAGATCTAAACATACATAGGGATTATGGACCGGCAGACTGAAGGGACTTTTTTTGCTATTATGAATTCATATTGATTTCGATCACAATCCATAAAATAAATTGCCATAAAATACTCGTTTCAAGCAAAAAACTTTCTGCTATTccatttcaaagtttttaaggtttaaagttatattattttaaatgaagccCTTTAGAAATGATCTGTTTTTTAGAAAGCTTAGGAACCACTTATGTTTTAAGATATccagaatccaaaaatattcttttctttttctGGTGTGTGTTCCACTTTTATATAGTTCACTCGAATTTCTCACATaagataaacataaaaaaatttctcgacctcgaaatcttttttaatattattcgatGTGATTCAAATATACCAATCTTTAAGCAAGTTGGAGAAAAGtagaaaacaattcaaaatatgttattagAATTTCTAAGATTTTCATATAATCACAACCAGAAGAAAAACGGTTAATTATATTAGTTTGACATGTTTTTACTGACTCATTTTGTAAGTTGCTGACCCATACAAAACAATATCCGTTAAAAGCATTTATATCCCAATAAGTTTTCGATATATGAATTTCAATGTCATCAGTTGAAagaaatatgtcattttttgttatttttcggtAGAATGTGACATGATATTCCTGTGACCGCATTGTTTATAAATGGTGCGatgattctttttaaattatataaaatgaggaaacctttttttaaatgaattttatttttattgtaaacaatacattaaactttttaaatcatctGGTTATAGGATTAGTGCCAGGCGTATAGTATTTGACAATTACATCAGTACGGTTGGAAATTTGTGAAGTGTCTAGAAACACagttaagttttcatttttgtcaGCACTCAGcagttctttttttaataagaaaattattcatcTATCTGATCTGACAATAGCGTCTAAGATTTTCAGTTGTTTTGAAATGGCTTTCTAATACCACGCTTAGCTCTAGGcgtaaaagtaattaaatatttataataataagctgccataattatattaaacatttaaattacccttcaaaatttatgaattagtTATATGTATACTACCCACTATCTAATAAACATGTTACCATATTCTTATGTTCCCATAATATTAAAGAAggtcttaaatttatttattcttcctgTTTTTACATTTGCATGTCATGGTGGTATTTTTTTcagagtaaatatttaaacagttttagtagaatttaaaaaaaaaaaaaaaaaaaacatgagagGTGTCGTGAACACTCGGTAGGTACTGTGTCCCTGCCGTTATAAATTATGAAGGAATCTTTTCAAGGTTTTATTCATCAAGTTTGCAAATCTtatgaaaatcaaatttgaaaaatttattacaaagttttttattataccatgcatattatgtaatatgcatggtatactaagtttagtcccaattttgtaacgcttaaaaatattgatgctatgaaccaaatttttgtataggtgtttataaaatcacctaattagtccattttcggttgtctgtccgtctgtctgccaacacgataactcaaaaacaaaaaaagatatcgagttgaaatttttacagcgtattcaggacgtaaaaagtgaggtagagttcataaatgagcaacataagtcgaTTGGGTCTTGTCcaatgggtccgtaggacctatcttgtaaaccgttagagatagcacaaaagtttaaatgttaaaatgttccttatcaaaaaataaacaaattttgcttgaaacattttttcgtaaacatcactgtttactcgtgagggcgaaaattaggcgtaaattgtatagtatgtattatatgggaatatcagttacatatgtgtgacatgtatgtatgcgtaatgtgacagagcaatcaacactatctatacatggtatttgaacaattaactcagtcaattgtttgttttcactttttttttaaagattagaatctttatcattttgaagtattaaaattcgtttttgaatgttttataattatagttttaataattttataaatataaaattattttgttttcacttaaaaaatataaaaatttaattaaaatgttgtttAGTTACCTAACCTTGATTTCATATGGCTTTTaaacacttaaatttttgtaaattaatttattcctctaatttttattttaaaattcttttatatcctattttataaagaacagttatttttgaattaatctttttgatttcattcttagaaattaaatttaaaaattatattattcttaaatACACACACCATTTGCTTGCATTTGTTGgtttatataaattaagtttaaaaaaaaatttgtgtcttttattTACCAGAACAAACAGAAGAATTAAAgtaaaatctatatatatataataaaactaagtCGATAAAATGTGCGGGCcgataaaacttaaaaaggaGTCCCGACACGATAAAGGGACTTATGTGGTGTGATAGCCCTTTATCCCTCCTCGAACAAGAAAGTTCCCGTTTTAATCTAAAGGGcatgtttttaaagatataaggGACTTTCCGACCCTTCAACTTGGAAATTAAGTGCATTGGCGCCATCTGTTATCGAATATTTGAACTTCGTTCAAGACCTCCAATAGTCATAGTGTATAGTCTCCATAGTGGCGCCATCTGTTATCGAATATTTGAACTTCATTAGAATACTCTAGAAGGTGTGAGAGAGaaatttctcgaatattctagAGCCTAGCTCTCTGAATATATAAGAGCCCGGTGTCGCTCACCAGAGTTAGTTTAATTTGAACAGCGAAACGAGCGATTTCAAAACGAAAAGAAGAGAAGTTATCTGTGAGCCTTTATTTAGAAGTATCACGTGtgagtatttttaatagtgtgTTTAATTAACTCTCGATTTTGAAAcgaaatagaaaaaagttatttgtggGTTTTTATCGTGAAATTTCAAATGtgagtatttttaatagtgtttaattaattctaatggttttttttctttaaattgtaattttcttaacctTCAAAAAGTCGCGCGGCGTCGAATTGATGCCTTCTATATACTTTTGGCCGTAAACAAAATATCGCTCGACCGCTTGaaggttaaatatatttttttttgtctcaacGTACCCCACGTTTCCgttacaaaatgtttatttaatttatattttatagaatacaATGCCCAGACGTAAGAGAGGAGGAGATTTGGCCAGTTCTGCAGCGAAAcggcgaaaaaaaaaagaatctcgAAGAAATGAAACGGAAGAAGAGCACGAAGCACGTTTACAGAATCAACGGACCAGAATGAGTAACCTGAGAAGCACAAGAAGCGAAGAAAGAACAGCAAATAAAAGTACTGAAGAGTCgagaattttaaaagataatctaACAAAGGAAGCATTCCACTACGAACCgacgaaaaaatattacaatcatAAATACGTTGTTATTGGAAAAATGAATAACGTTTGCCAGTTTTGCCATgcaaaaaaattcagtaaagaAACACCAGGTCTCTGTTGCATGAATGGAAAAATTCGATTACCACCAATTGAAGCACCTCCGCAGGAATTTCTGCATTACATGCTCGGGGAAACACTAGAATCAAAACACTTTCTCCAAAATATAAGATCATATAACTCCTGCTTTCAAATGACTTCTTTCGGTGCTACTTCGACTAACACTAATAGAAATGAATTtgaatatgtattttcaattcaagggcaaatttatcacaaaatagGATCGTTACTGCCAATGTCTAACGAAGACCATAAATTTCTACAAGTATATTTCATCGGAAATGAAGAACAAGAAATTGATCAACGATGCACAAATTTTAATGGACTGAGACGCGAAATAATCCAAGATGTACAGAGGATCTTACACAAGTATAATCAACtgatttatatattcaaaacaacATTAGACCGCATGATTTCTGATGactataaaattgtaattcgAGCCGATAAAAGACCACGTGGAGAACACGAACGCAGATTTAATGCACCTCAGGTAGATGAAGTCGCCATTGTAGTTGTGGATAATGAAAATACAAGCCGTGACATAATTGTACATCGAAGAAGAAAAGGACTACAACGCATTGCAGAGACACACCGTTCATATGATGCTCTTCAATATCCGTTAATATTTCTGCACGGAGAGGACGGATaccatttcaatataaaacaaattcatcCTGAAACAGGcatagaaacaaacaaaaaagtcacTTCTAAGGAGTTCTATGCTTACCGCTTAATGATCAGAGACAATGAAACATATAATCACATACTCAACACTCGCCGTTTATTCCAACAATTTCTGGTAGATATGTACGCAAAAATAGAAGCAGAACGGATGCTTTACATAAGATTGAATCAGAAAAAACTACGCACAGAAGAATACATCCACCTTCGAGACGCGATCATGAATGACGGCAATATTGACGATATTGGAACAATGGTAATCTTACCCTCATCATACATAGGAAGTCCAAGACATATGCACGAATATACACAAGATGCCATGACCTACGTAAGAAAATATGGACGACCTGATCtctttataacatttacatgcaATTCATCATGGCCAGAGATCAAAGAACAACTAAAATACGGACAAACCTCCATAGATCGACACGATATAATAGCCCGAGTTTTTCGACAAAAACAAATACGATTTATTGAAGTCATCACAAAATATCACATCTTTGGAACTGTTATTTCATGGATGAATACAATTGAGTGGCAAAAACGAGGATTACCTCACTCACACAATCTCATATGGCTACACGATAAAATTTATCCCACGGATATCGACAAAATCATCCGAGCTGAATTTCCTGATCCACAAAAAGATCCGGAGCTTTACAACATAGTAGTGAAAAACATGATTCACGGACCATGTGGATCATTAAATTTCAATGCGCCATGCATGAGTGATGGAAAATGTacgaaaaaatatccaaaaccGTACTTGGACGATACCAAAACTGAAGATGACGGCTATCCCAAATATAGAAGACGATCACCGAAAAACGGTGGCTTCACAGCAAAAATACGAATACAAGGCAGAGACGAACTGGAAATAGATAATCAATGGGTAGTACCGTATAATCCACTACTTTCCAAAATGTTCCAAGCACATATAAACGTTGAATACTGCAATTCagtaaaatctattaaatatatatgtaagtaCGTAAACAAAGGTAGTGATATGGCAGTATTTCAAATAGTCCAAAATAGCGAACAAAATAACAGAAATGATGAGATCCTCATGTACCAAATGGGAAGATACATCAACAGTAACGAAGCAGCGTGGAGGATTTTTAGTTTTCCCATACATGAACGCGAACCAGCTGTGCAACATCTAGCAGTACATTTGGAGAATGGACAGAGAGTTTACTTCACAAAAGACTCGGCTAGAAAAATTGCAAGCGAACCACCTCAGAACACAACATTAACAGCTTTCTTCCAACTGTGTCAAACAGATCCATTCGCCAGAAAGTTATTGTATGTCGACGTCCCTATTTATTATACGTGGGACAAAACAAGGAAAATTTTTCAACGTCGGAAACAAGGAATGCCAGAGGAGGGTCATCCAGAAATCATAAAAACTAACGCAATAGGTCGAGTATTCACTGTACATCCAAACAATGCCGAATGTTTTTATCTCCGGATGTTGTTACACGAAATACGGGGACCAACAAGTTTTACAGATCTCAGGACCGTTAATGGCTACCTATGCCAGACTTACAGAGAAGCATGTCAACGCTTAGGATTATTGGAAAACGACAACCACTGGGAATTAACACTACAAGAAGCCACACTCACAGCTTCAGCTGAACAAATTCGAGAGTTATTCGctataatattaacaacatGTAACCCATCAAACCCAAAACAGCTATGGGACTCTTTCAAAAGGAGTATGAGTGATGATATATTGTACCAAGTCCAACAAGCTAATCCTGAACTGACTATAGAATTCAATGACGAGATCTTCAATGAAACACTCATTCGCTTAGAAGATAAATGTTTAGCAATAAATAATCAGGCCTTAGTAGAACTTGGAATGCCAGCACCACAAAGAAATGCTTTTAGTGTGCTAAACTACGAAATTATGAAGGAAAAAAGTTACAACATCAATGAACTACTTGAATACATTGCTCACAACAAACCACTTCTCAATGacaatcaaaaaaaagtttacgacGTTATAA
The Chrysoperla carnea chromosome 4, inChrCarn1.1, whole genome shotgun sequence genome window above contains:
- the LOC123297922 gene encoding uncharacterized protein LOC123297922 translates to MPRRKRGGDLASSAAKRRKKKESRRNETEEEHEARLQNQRTRMSNLRSTRSEERTANKSTEESRILKDNLTKEAFHYEPTKKYYNHKYVVIGKMNNVCQFCHAKKFSKETPGLCCMNGKIRLPPIEAPPQEFLHYMLGETLESKHFLQNIRSYNSCFQMTSFGATSTNTNRNEFEYVFSIQGQIYHKIGSLLPMSNEDHKFLQVYFIGNEEQEIDQRCTNFNGLRREIIQDVQRILHKYNQLIYIFKTTLDRMISDDYKIVIRADKRPRGEHERRFNAPQVDEVAIVVVDNENTSRDIIVHRRRKGLQRIAETHRSYDALQYPLIFLHGEDGYHFNIKQIHPETGIETNKKVTSKEFYAYRLMIRDNETYNHILNTRRLFQQFLVDMYAKIEAERMLYIRLNQKKLRTEEYIHLRDAIMNDGNIDDIGTMVILPSSYIGSPRHMHEYTQDAMTYVRKYGRPDLFITFTCNSSWPEIKEQLKYGQTSIDRHDIIARVFRQKQIRFIEVITKYHIFGTVISWMNTIEWQKRGLPHSHNLIWLHDKIYPTDIDKIIRAEFPDPQKDPELYNIVVKNMIHGPCGSLNFNAPCMSDGKCTKKYPKPYLDDTKTEDDGYPKYRRRSPKNGGFTAKIRIQGRDELEIDNQWVVPYNPLLSKMFQAHINVEYCNSVKSIKYICKYVNKGSDMAVFQIVQNSEQNNRNDEILMYQMGRYINSNEAAWRIFSFPIHEREPAVQHLAVHLENGQRVYFTKDSARKIASEPPQNTTLTAFFQLCQTDPFARKLLYVDVPIYYTWDKTRKIFQRRKQGMPEEGHPEIIKTNAIGRVFTVHPNNAECFYLRMLLHEIRGPTSFTDLRTVNGYLCQTYREACQRLGLLENDNHWELTLQEATLTASAEQIRELFAIILTTCNPSNPKQLWDSFKRSMSDDILYQVQQANPELTIEFNDEIFNETLIRLEDKCLAINNQALVELGMPAPQRNAFSVLNYEIMKEKSYNINELLEYIAHNKPLLNDNQKKVYDVIMSRINNNIGGIIYLDAPGGTGKTFLINLILAEIRAKKLIALALASSGIAATLMEGGRTAHSALQLPLNIAEQQFPVCKISGQSGRGQILKQAKIIIWDECTMAHKKFIEAMDRTLQELRKNSEIMGGALLILSGDFRQTLPVIPKSTSADEINACLKKSHLWPQVQILQLTKNMRVELSRDETTAQFAKILLQIGEGTYPTDQTTGLIELNSDFCNIATTEDELIDKIYPNIIQNYTNAEWLFQRAILATKNNIVDDINFNILKKIPGEEKIYKSIDTMTSHYILPSLNAKEETSPNSS